The DNA region AACCAGCATGAATATACGGCCTGTCAGGATATAAACACTAATACATGGTACTTCGTTCCTAACATGATCTTAGAGAAATGCGAAGCGACCTTCGAAACAGAAACCGACGCTGATGCCGGTCATCGTTCTTAGAAAACGCTGATTTATTCATAAATCAGAGTGGGGCACGGGGCGAAGCCCCCCGCAATTTCCCCCTGATTTAATCAGTGTTTCCCTTAAATTGTATTTTTATATATAAACACGCAAATGCATTTCATAAAATATGTACATTCAGTACTGTTGAAACAGTGCGTTTTGTATGGTATAATTAGTATAGTGAACGCAAACAGGTATTTACGTTCACTATACTAATTTTTTTATTAAAGTTATCAATATTCTTAAGGTGAAAGGGAAAGAATTGATGTTGACTGATATCGAAATCGCTCAGGGAGCAAAAATGAAAAAAATCACTGATATCGCGGCCGGAATCGGTCTTGATACTGATGATATCGAACAGTACGGGCAGTACAAGGCTAAGCTTTCAGAATCTGTTTACAGGAAGTATGAAAATGCTCCGGACGGAAAACTGATCCTTGTAACAGCGATCAATCCTACTCCGGCAGGTGAAGGAAAGACTACTGTAAGTGTCGGCCTTGCTCAGGCAATGGCGAAGATTGGAAAGAAAGCCATGCTCGCTCTCAGGGAGCCTTCTCTTGGTCCGGTGTTCGGAATAAAGGGCGGTGCTGCCGGCGGCGGATACTCACAGGTAGTTCCTATGGAGGATATCAACCTTCATTTTACAGGTGACATGCACGCCATCACTGCTGCAAACAACCTGATCTGCGCTATGATCGATAATCATATCCATCAGGGAAATGAACTGAGGATCGACTGCAGAAGAATAATTTTCAGACGCTGCCTCGATATGAACGACAGAGCCCTCAGAAACACGGTTGTCGGACTCGGCGGAAAGATCAACGGATTCCCGCGTGAAGACGGATTCCAGATAACAGTTGCTTCAGAAGTAATGGCTATTCTCTGTCTCGCTTCTTCGCTCGATGACCTTAAGACAAGAATAGGGAACATTCTCGTGGCATACAATCTGGACGGAGAACCGGTGTATGCACGTGAACTCGGTGTCGCAGGAGCGGCTACTGCACTTCTTAAAGATGCGCTCAAGCCGAATCTCGTTCAGACACTTGAAAACAATCCTGTTTTCATCCACGGAGGCCCTTTTGCCAATATAGCACACGGATGCAATTCCGTACGCGCCACAAAGCTTGCACTTAAGCTCGGTGACTACTGCATAACCGAAGCAGGATTTGGTTCCGACCTCGGTGCTGAAAAGTTCTTCGACATCAAGTGCCGCTTTGCCGGAATCAAGCCGTCATGCGTTGTAATGGTCGCAACTATCCGCGCACTCAAGTACAACGGCGGCGTACCTAAGACAGAACTTACAGCTGAAAACACTGAAGCTCTGAAAAAAGGTATCGTAAACTTAAGAACACACATTGAAAACATGAAAAAGTTCGGCGTTCCGGTCGTTGTAGCGATCAACCGTTTCCACACTGACACGGACGCTGAAATAGCAGTAATAGAAGAAACATGCCGTGAAATGAACGTAGAAGTATCTCTTACCGAGATCTTTGCAAAGGGCGGCGAAGGCGGAAAGGATCTTGCTGAAAAGGTTTGCTCCACTATCGAAAAGGCTGAAAAGAACGGTGAGATAAACTTCGCACCTATTTACGATGAAAAGCTTCCTGTAAAGGAAAAGCTTGATATAATCGCACGCGAGATATACCGTGCTGACGGTGTCATCTTTACCGCACAGGCTGAAAAATCCCTTAAGGAGATTGAAAAGCTCGGACTTACAGATATTCCGGTATGTGTTGCAAAGACACAGTATTCACTTTCCGATGATTCTTCTCTTCTCGGAAAGCCGGAAAACTTTAAGATCACAGTCCGCGACCTTAAGGTTTCATCAGGTGCCGGATTTATCGTAGCCTACACAGGTGACATCATGACTATGCCGGGACTTCCGAAACAGCCTGCAGCTCTAAAGATCGACTGCGACAACGACGGCAATATTACAGGACTTTTCTGATATGTATAAGTTTGAAACTCATTCTCCGGAGGAGACAATAGAGCTTGCCGCTAAAATCGGAGCTCTTCTCCGTCCGGGAGATATAATAGCCTTTAAGGGCGGGCTCGGTGCAGGAAAGACAACATTCACAAGAGGACTTGCCATTGGCGCAGGACTTGACGATGAAGTTGCTTCACCAACCTTTGCTCTTGTAAACGAATATCACGGTGCTCTCGACATCTATCACTTTGACATGTACCGCATCGAAGGACCGGATGATCTTGAAACTACCGGATTTTTCGATTATCCGATGGAGGACAGTGTCTTCGTTATCGAGTGGTCGGAAAACATCATCGATGTGCTCCCTGAAAATATTATTTCTGTAGAGATAATACGCACCGGTGACGAGTCGCGTGAAATAATCATCGAAGGAGATGACAGGTTTGCAGATATTAGGAATTGACACATCAGGTAAAAACGCTTCCGTTGCCGTATGGAATGACGGTGAACTGAGGGCTCAGTACTTTGTGCAGACCAGAATGACTCACTCACAGGTCATACTTCTGCTGTGTGAAAAAATGCTTGCAGATCTCGGAATTACCGTAAAGGACATTGACCGGTTTGCAGTTGCCGCAGGACCTGGCTCCTACACGGGTCTCAGAATAGGCATTTCGGCTGTAAAGGCACTTGCCTTCGGACTCGGAAAGAAATGCAGCGGTATTTCCACGCTTGAAGCTGTCGCATATAATTTTGCAGGTGCAGCCGACTGTTATGTATGTTCAGTTATGAAAGCAAGACTCGACATACTCTACTGTGCTGTTTTCAGAATATACGGAAACGAAGTTTCCTGTGTTCTTGAAGACACCATGATGACAAAGACTGAACTTGCCGGAAAGCTTAAGGATTTTGACGGAAAGATCATCGCTGCAGGCGATGCGGCATCCGATTTTGTCTCATATGCTGCCGATGAACGAATAGTTCTCGCTCCGGCACATCTCAGATATCAGCTTGCATCAGGAATATGCATGAGTGCTGCTGACAAGGAGGGCAAAGATCCTGATGAGATCGATGCACTTTATATGCAGATAACAAAGGCTGAAAAGGATCTGCTTGAAAAAAACTGATCTATTATGCCGGATCACGTTCCGGACAGAACGGCCGTCATGTGTCTGTCACAGAAAATTCGTCACAGAAAATTCAGCAAATGATTTGAAAATAGCTGTTGATTTTTTATTGTATAAGTGTTATAATTTAATCATTATTTCCAATGTCCACAGTTTACAGTTTTACTGTATCTGCGGACGTAAATTTTTTATGAAAACGGAGGAACTGCGATGATAGCAATAGGATGCGATCATGCTGCTGTAGAACTTAAAGATGAGATAGTGAATTTCCTTAAGGAAAAGAACATAGAAGTTACCGACTGCGGTATTAAAGCCGGCGAAAAATGTGATTATCCTGACATGGCCGAAAAGGTATGCGGAATGATCACTTCAGGCAAGGCTGAAAAGGGCATTTTAGTATGCGGCACAGGTATCGGAATGTCGATAGCTGCCAACAAAATTAAGGGTATCCGTGCAGCCTGCTGTTCAGATCATTTCTCAGCAAAGTACACAAGACTCCACAACGATGCAAACGTACTCTGCATGGGTGCGAGAGTTATCGGACCGGGCATTGCACTTGAACTTACTGATCTTTTCCTGAACACTGAATTTGAAGGCGGCCGTCACCAGAGAAGAGTCGACCTTATAACAAAACTTGAAGAAAAATAACTTTTACAGTTCCGGGGAAACGCTGATTTATTCATAAATCAGCATGGGCACGGGGCGAATCCCCGTAATTTCCGGTTTAATCAGTGTTTCCTTAAAAAAAACTGCAGTTATAAAGGAGGATAAACTGACATGTATAATAACGTAAAAATAATCGAACACCCGCTCGTACAGCATAAACTTTCACTTCTCAGAGACAAGACTACCGGCTCCAAGGAATTCAGGGAGCTTATAGCTGAAACTGCAACACTTATGTGCTACGAAGCTACAAGAGATCTTCCTCTTAAGGAAGTTGAGATATCAACTCCTCTTGCAACAGCAAAGTCAAAGATAATCTCAGGACGTAAACTTGCCTTTATTCCGATCCTCAGAGCAGGTCTCGGAATGGCTGAAGGTGCAATGTCACTCGTTCCTGCTGCCAAGATAGGCCACATCGGTACTTTCCGTGATCCGAAAACACTTGAGTCTGTTCTTTACTACAGCAAGCTTCCGGAAGATATCAACGAACGCGATGCGATCATTCTTGATCCGATGCTCGCAACAGGTGCGTCAGCGTGCGTAGCGATCGACGAACTCAAGAAGAAGGACGCAAAGAGCATAAAGCTCATGTGTATCATTGCTTCACCTGAAGGACTTGAAAAGGTAGCTACACTTCACCCTGAAGTTGAGATCTACTGCTGTGCAGTGGACGAGCGCCTTGATGAACACAAGTACATCATTCCTGGCCTCGGCGATGCAGGCGACCGTATTTTCGGTACAAGATGATCATAAACCAGTAAAAGCAAAACGTTCGGCAGACCCATGTCCGCCGGACGTTTTTTTAAAAGGAGAGAAACATTATGAATATGGATGAGAAAATAGCAACATTGCAGAAATGGATCGACGAATCAGAAAACACAGTATTTTTCGGCGGAGCGGGAGTATCAACGGAAAGCGGAATACCGGACTTCAGAAGCGTAGACGGACTGTACAGCCAGAAGTACGATTATCCGCCTGAGGAGATAATAAGCCACGAATTCTTCTACGCAAAAACCGAGGAGTTCTACAGGTTTTACCGTGACAAGCTTCTTGCGCCGGACGTAAAACCGAACAAAGCTCATCTTAAACTCGCAGAGCTTGAAGCTGCCGGAAAACTGAATGCTGTCATTACGCAGAACATCGACGGTCTTCATCAGATGGCAGGAAGCAAAAAGGTTTTCGAGCTTCACGGTGCGGTAAGCAGAAACTTCTGCCTTGAATGCGGAAAAAGATTTGACGCAGAGTACATTATGGAACACACTCCGGTACCGAAATGCAGCTGCGGCGGACTTATAAAGCCGGATGTAGTCCTCTACAACGAAGGACTTGACGACAACATTGTTAGCGGAGCGATAAAAGCGCTTTCCGAAGCGTCTCTTCTGATCGTCGGCGGCACATCACTGGTAGTCTACCCGGCCGCCGGACTCCTCAGATACTTCAAAGGCAGTCACATAGTTCTTATAAACAAATCGGCAACTGCATTCGACAAAAACTGCGATCTCGTTTTCAATGATTCTATCGGTGCAGTCCTCGACTGTATCAAAGCATGATCTTAGGGAAACGCTGATTTATTCATGAGTTATCAGAACAGATCAAGCATGTTGTCAAGGTATATTTCTTCACGTACTGTAAGCTGATATTCCGTTTTTGTAAGATAGTAAAGGAGAAATTCAAGGACAACGGCACTTCCGAGACTGCGTCCTTCTATTTTGAAATTTGAAAAACCGAGCGGCATGTATGTGTTTAAAATATCGTTTACGCCTATGAAAGCAGGGTTTTTCATTGCTTTCGAGAAACGGTATCCGCCCTCAGCGTCAGGAGCGGTGCAGATGTGGTCTGGACAGTCTTCACCAAGATTTTTCCGGCTTACATTTTCGTAGCATGCTTTACGGTCCTTACAGTAAAATGAGCAGCATTCATTGCACAGAAATTCGACTTTGTTTTTCTGTGTCTGTGAGAGTGTGCCGAGTTTGTCAAACATCTTATTCAGTCTGAAATCAGGAACTACATATTTAAAATCATTCCGGTCTGTTTCCTTAAGAAATTCATCAAAATCAGTCTGGACCTTTGTGGTTGAGGAAACGAAATAGAGACCGGGATAATTATTTTTAATATGTTCAAGAAGCAGATCGGAATGGATTATTACACCGTTCTGAACATGTTTGCTGCTGTTTAAAAGTTCACACAGGGCATTGCATTTTCTGTCGGCAAGATCTTCGGGTCCTAAAAGTGAATTACTGAACGTAAGCCTTGAAGATATTCCGTATTCATTCATAAGTGCAAGCACATCTTCGGCTGAACATTCACCGTATCCGGCACGTCCTCCGCCCCAGATGCAGTCAGCCGGAGCGCCGTAAACGGAACTGATCTCACACCAGTCGTAGAAATACTCCCGGTGCTCACGGTACAGCGGCAGGAATACGCTGTACAGGTCATAAAATTCAAACAGTCCCGGGAGATGATAGTAAGCTTTCTTTGTTTTTTTATCGTTCA from Ruminococcus sp. HUN007 includes:
- a CDS encoding formate--tetrahydrofolate ligase encodes the protein MLTDIEIAQGAKMKKITDIAAGIGLDTDDIEQYGQYKAKLSESVYRKYENAPDGKLILVTAINPTPAGEGKTTVSVGLAQAMAKIGKKAMLALREPSLGPVFGIKGGAAGGGYSQVVPMEDINLHFTGDMHAITAANNLICAMIDNHIHQGNELRIDCRRIIFRRCLDMNDRALRNTVVGLGGKINGFPREDGFQITVASEVMAILCLASSLDDLKTRIGNILVAYNLDGEPVYARELGVAGAATALLKDALKPNLVQTLENNPVFIHGGPFANIAHGCNSVRATKLALKLGDYCITEAGFGSDLGAEKFFDIKCRFAGIKPSCVVMVATIRALKYNGGVPKTELTAENTEALKKGIVNLRTHIENMKKFGVPVVVAINRFHTDTDAEIAVIEETCREMNVEVSLTEIFAKGGEGGKDLAEKVCSTIEKAEKNGEINFAPIYDEKLPVKEKLDIIAREIYRADGVIFTAQAEKSLKEIEKLGLTDIPVCVAKTQYSLSDDSSLLGKPENFKITVRDLKVSSGAGFIVAYTGDIMTMPGLPKQPAALKIDCDNDGNITGLF
- the tsaE gene encoding tRNA (adenosine(37)-N6)-threonylcarbamoyltransferase complex ATPase subunit type 1 TsaE — encoded protein: MYKFETHSPEETIELAAKIGALLRPGDIIAFKGGLGAGKTTFTRGLAIGAGLDDEVASPTFALVNEYHGALDIYHFDMYRIEGPDDLETTGFFDYPMEDSVFVIEWSENIIDVLPENIISVEIIRTGDESREIIIEGDDRFADIRN
- the tsaB gene encoding tRNA (adenosine(37)-N6)-threonylcarbamoyltransferase complex dimerization subunit type 1 TsaB, with the protein product MQILGIDTSGKNASVAVWNDGELRAQYFVQTRMTHSQVILLLCEKMLADLGITVKDIDRFAVAAGPGSYTGLRIGISAVKALAFGLGKKCSGISTLEAVAYNFAGAADCYVCSVMKARLDILYCAVFRIYGNEVSCVLEDTMMTKTELAGKLKDFDGKIIAAGDAASDFVSYAADERIVLAPAHLRYQLASGICMSAADKEGKDPDEIDALYMQITKAEKDLLEKN
- the rpiB gene encoding ribose 5-phosphate isomerase B encodes the protein MIAIGCDHAAVELKDEIVNFLKEKNIEVTDCGIKAGEKCDYPDMAEKVCGMITSGKAEKGILVCGTGIGMSIAANKIKGIRAACCSDHFSAKYTRLHNDANVLCMGARVIGPGIALELTDLFLNTEFEGGRHQRRVDLITKLEEK
- the upp gene encoding uracil phosphoribosyltransferase, whose amino-acid sequence is MYNNVKIIEHPLVQHKLSLLRDKTTGSKEFRELIAETATLMCYEATRDLPLKEVEISTPLATAKSKIISGRKLAFIPILRAGLGMAEGAMSLVPAAKIGHIGTFRDPKTLESVLYYSKLPEDINERDAIILDPMLATGASACVAIDELKKKDAKSIKLMCIIASPEGLEKVATLHPEVEIYCCAVDERLDEHKYIIPGLGDAGDRIFGTR
- a CDS encoding NAD-dependent protein deacylase, translated to MDEKIATLQKWIDESENTVFFGGAGVSTESGIPDFRSVDGLYSQKYDYPPEEIISHEFFYAKTEEFYRFYRDKLLAPDVKPNKAHLKLAELEAAGKLNAVITQNIDGLHQMAGSKKVFELHGAVSRNFCLECGKRFDAEYIMEHTPVPKCSCGGLIKPDVVLYNEGLDDNIVSGAIKALSEASLLIVGGTSLVVYPAAGLLRYFKGSHIVLINKSATAFDKNCDLVFNDSIGAVLDCIKA